In Monodelphis domestica isolate mMonDom1 chromosome 1, mMonDom1.pri, whole genome shotgun sequence, the sequence AGTTGCAAGGTACCTTAGAAATTGTTTAGtgcaaacccctcattttatagcttaGAAGTAATGACTCACCATTGTCACAGAGCTTTTCTATGTCAGAACTGAAATGAAATGCATGTCTTCTGATTCTCAATACAAATCAAAAATTTTTTCCATTACATAgattaaattcaaaatagatCAAGTAAAATATACTAATTATAATACAAATCTGTGTAATAAATAAAGGAAACCCATGGGGCTTTGTTCTGTGCAAGAAGGAAGAATATTAGTTTACCCAGGTCCCAGGTCCTATCATTCCTGTGTCTCAACAGCCACACCTACTTGGGCAGGTCTGATGGTTCTACCGTGAAGTTTATAGCCATTTTGGGTAACAAGTGTCACTGTGCCTGGCTGCACTCCATCAGCTGGTATGTGACAAACAATCTCATGGTCATAAGGGTCATACTTGTCACCGATAGGGGTCATTTTCTGCAGACCATGCTTAGCAAACACATTCTGCaacttagcctggagaagagagagtCCTTCAAAGACCTTCTTGAGCGTTGTCTTTTGGTcgcctgcctctgtttccccagcGGTAGCCTTCTCTAAGATATCTGCAATCTCCACCAAGTCTTTGCAGAAACTCTGGATCCCTGGAGAATAATCAGACAAATGGAATAAATGTCCAGATTTACTAGATCTTAAGGCTACATGCTCACTGAATCCAGTGGATTTAGAGTTAAGAGGtcatcttagaggtcatcaagtctacCCCTAACATTTTATAGATCAAGAGACTAAGGGCAAAAGTTTAATTGACCTGCCCAGGATAGTAAATAGTagaggcagattttgaactcaaatcctctgaTGCCAAATCCAGGGTTATTTCTATGATAGAGTGGAAGGGACTAATTCCAAAGAGACTAAGGCATATAAACAGGGGTGAGAGGATAAGACATAAggtatttttaaatttggaaaagaacttaagagGGCATTTGCTttgacctcttcattttacagatgagaacagggcacagaagggaaacaacacatcaaaagtcacacagttaagtaaatggcagagctgggactgaAACTCAGatgttctgggtttaaatccagtGCTTTATGCAATCtgtcacaattcttttttttttccctctctgcctTCCTCCACCCCCTCCTCCTTGGCCCCAACCcaactctcctcctccctcccttccccttccctgtaatttataatctaaaggagttgcctgggggcactgaggctaagtgatttacccagggttgaAAAACCAGTATGTGACAGAATTGGCCTTGAACTCAAGTGTACCTGACTCTGGAGACATCTCTTTCATTGCCTCTTTTTGCctaataatagtattaataatagctGGTAGATAGGTAACACAATGTATCCAACACTGGGCCTCAAGAcaagatttaggttcaaatctgccttctaGTAATTAAACTAGCTATGTAACCAcagacaaatcacttagtctTTACCTGCCTCaatctcaattataaaatggataataaaacTGTAAAGGGAGTAATAAAAGTACCTACTTCTTGCATTGTTATAATGATACAAAGaacagtatttggcacataatagacacttaataaatcactacttttccctttctttccttatatagcatttaaattttttattttcttattttttttattttttttaagtttttaaaactcttttcaaATAACATTTCTTCTGATGCTCCCAACAATTCCATAAAATTGGTATTATgtgcattattatccccatttaaaaaataaagaaatttaaactcaGAATATTTCAACTGTTCTTTAGTTTTCTACCTCTAATTTCTTCCCTGGTCTTAACAATCTTAATTTTCTTTGGCTTTgccaatttgttctttttctaatttctttaaaaGCTGAGGGTTCAAACACTGTATAGCTTTAGCTACTTCACATAAATTTTGATTTAacatttataatattcttttctttttggaattttATCATTTAACTTTGGTATAATTtgtaaaatttcatattttatgatattgacttttatttttaattctgttagaatttattcattctatttatttagttattatttataaatgtggtatataaaatgctttatccTAAACTTAGACAACTATGATCATCAAATTGGTCGATTGTTGTGACTATTCCATGTGGACCTGAAAAGAAAGCAGtactttaattcttttaattgaGTTTTCAACACATGTAACTTAAGTCCATCTTGTTAGTCACTGTTCAAGTCTTTAACCTTTGTTATACCTTTTATTGATCATATTCTGATAGGGTACTGATGCTtcctattattatctcattactACAAGCAAAGATTGTTAAAGCTGAGAGGGATCTTAGACATCATTTAGCATAAATACTTTATTTAACTGATGTCAACTAAAATTAAAAGTACTAATGTGATCTTAGATTATATTAGTAGCAGTATATTGCCCTAAGTGATAGAGCTGACAACCCAACTATCCACTGCCTGGTCAGAGCACATCTAGAACACCATGTTCAGTCATGTGACTGCATTTTAGACAAAGTGATTAATAAACTGGAGCAGAAAAAGGtactaagaaaattccaaactaTACCATATAAGTCCCAGTTAAAGATGTTGGGGAAGTTTAGTCTGGAAAGAAGACTTAATGGTGTTATGTACCTGAAAAAGCTtcttaaaaaagtaaatttgCTTTGCTTAGTCCCAGAAGTCAGAACTATGACTAATAAGTAAAAATTATAAGAAGGCTAATTTCAGctcaatttaaagaaaaattttttaaataggaattgTACAAAAGTGGAATAGACTATTTTGTAGCTAGTAGTGAGTTTCTCTACCTAGATATCTTAAGGCAGAAGCTAAATGGACACTTGCAGGATgttcaatgaataaatgaaaaagtatttattagatTCTTTattccaggcattgtactaatAAGCACTGGGGACCAAAATGCAAGCAATCAAGATGATCTTTACCCACCCACAAGAAAGTTAtagtctaatagggaagacaacatatttAGGGTAGTGGTAACCAGAGAAGAATGTTTTGTAAATCAAAAGGAATCATGATTGAATTCATAGGTAAAATAATTGGCACATCCTTTCCAGGTATGTTGATGTCCATTTGATTACTATTCTCAAAGTGGTGGGGAGATGGGAGATGCCTACGTCTATGTTGGAAGGGATTATGATTCAGGTAGAGGTGGATTAGATAATCGCTGAGGTATATTTTAGCTCTAAagttttaagtgatttgtcctaaATCACCACAGCAAGTAGTTTGGCCGAGGTGTGAAAAGCCAGATATTTTTCTGTTACATATGCAGTACCATTTCCAATATGCCACAGTGATTCCTGGCATCATGTAACACAAGATGTTAGAGGATAAGTGTGGGCAATGTGCACTGAAAGTATAAAGAGAGGCCATGATTAATCAGTCATAGGAACGACTTGTCATGTACTCTGTTCAAAGAGTGGGTGGCAATTAGCATCTGAAcagttagaagaaaaaaataataccgCATACCTTGCATACTACCATAAGATTTTACAAAATGAAATCCATCAATATTATAGCTAAGGATGCCCAGAGTTCCTTTCAAGTCAAATACTACAACCAGAATAAATAGGGAGCAGttaagtagtacagtggatagagccctaggcctgaagtcagaaggaccagtgttaaaatctgacctcaggcacttcctacctgtgtgactctagggaagtcacaaccccaaatgcctagccctagcccttctgtcttagaattgataccaagatagaaagtaaaggttaaataaataaataaacaaataaatagtaaACTGGAAATAGATTATGAATGAGTACAATTTTCTATCTGACCTCACTGATTTTATTCTGTATGAAATGCAAAACCACTAATGAACTGTTCTATACAGAAAGGAAATATGATTATGCACAATGCCTCCACTTACCAAATATCTTGGCATCTTCCACAAATTTCTGTGTACGCCTCCGTACATGTTCAGAATCAGCCAGAGCTTTCTGGTATCTTTCCTATACACCAAGAACATCAAAATGATCAGAAAAGATATCAGTTTAAAATGCCCGATCTTTGCTCTGAGTGGTATTCCCTTGTCAAATACAAGTTGCTTTTTATTCTTGCATTTGTAGAGGAACTTGGTTCATCTAGCACAATGACAGTGAACCTTTTTGAaacagagtgctgggccctgcccccaccccacccctcagaCCAAGTGCTATGCACCTCCCCACCACAAGTGCAAGGCACACCCTATCCCCCAAACACATATatatgggagagggagaaagcactcacATTGgggtgctgggcagaggggtgggtgatgtgaaaaaatatcatcaggaacagtggagagggggaggggagcagctccacccgaGTCCTTCTGCCTCTCTAGAAACTAACTGGGGTGTAGGGACGAAAAAGGTGGtcgcatgcccacagagagcaatCTGTGTGTCaactttggcacccatgccataggtttgccatcactgatctagctTAATTAATCAGCCTGCTTTGGGCTGGTGAGACTCTGTCACTTGTGCCAGAGGGAAGATGAAAACCATTAGAAAAGGTCAGTATTATGAtaaaaattatctcaagagactgaACTTTGGATAAGAATATCAATTTGTTGATTTAAACAAAGTATATTGGTTAAGCCAGCATATAACTAATAAAGTGGCATAGGTTTCCATGGCCCCTCAAATGAGCAGGGACCCAGAAGCTAGGTAAGGCAGTTCAATAAAtagttttaggagctcattattcaaccCCTCCTTTGAATATCCCAAATCCTTTCTAACTGGCAATCACTATTTAAGAAAGATGCTCCATCAAACTCTCTACCCCTCTTCATTCCCCACAGGTGGACTGATgtgatgaggaaagagaaagaatcattctccctttcatttattaactaaattctgttaaaaaggaagacatacTTTGGAATtcctaaagacaaagaaaatgcaaaaaaacccaaaacaataaAGTGGATAAAATCTCTGACCCAAAGCCCAGATAAGGGAATACACAGAAATTCTCATTGACCTTTATAAgaaaattaatatagtatataaaaaataaattctcacaccagaaaaaaataattgagggATTCACAGAGAATAACTATACCAGTCATTAATCAAGGTACCAAAATTATCAACTCTTTTTCTAACGcaataaaaataagaggaaatgcATGAATTGGTGAAAATTGCCAGATAATTAAACATGTTCAGTGAGTGATAACAcacagaaagaactagaaaaaaagtagaaagaaaattagCAATTATTatctagaaaacaaacaaacaaaaacccttgcATATTTTCCATTAACAGTAACTTTTGGTTTATATGAACAGTCACTACCTCTGCAGGACAAAAAGCTTAACACAATAGAATTGGATTATATTTCCAAATTAAGTCTTTCTCACCTCACCAATACCAATCCCTGTGAGTAGATAGAGACTGGACCATGAGAGAATCATCTATGTCTCCCCCTTTTCAGCAGGAAGTAGTCGAAAAGGCTGAAAACATTACCCATAACCCTTCACACTCATGGCCCTCTCTCTAAAAATTTCAACAGACAATCCATTATAATTTAACCTTTAGAACAcacataaaaacaacaacaacaacaacaacaacaaaaggagaATACCACACTATATACATACCACATTATATTTGAAAAGAACATTACCTAACCCAAACCTACCAATCTTTTACAGAATTATAACATAGGGGTCAAGGCTTTGCTTTTATTTACACAGGAAATGAACAAGCTTGGATACACAATGAGACAAGATACAGTAGAGGGCTCTCAGGAATAATCAGAGTAAGGAGAACACAAATGACTACCCCAAAGATCCAAGTCATGAAACCCACAACTTGGGGACAAGCCAAAAGAAGAGTTCATGTTAATAAGTGGCTACTgcaccttttatattaaccccaaCCCAACTATTCCAGGGGCCCCCATCcaaaaaatattgttgttgttcagctacCTTGCAAAATGTAACTATGACGATGTACAGGTTTGTATTCTAATCTCTATAACTGATCAGATTGTTCTCCTGAAATAACCTGTTTGTCATACTCCTAACCGAGGAGCTCAGAGGAAAATGCCTTGTTGGGGGAGGCAATCTCAGTCTAAACCTGAGATAGGACCCTACTGATTTAAGGCTATGGTCCCTGGGCAAAAGTTATGACACAAACCAGAAAATTTCGGCTTCCAAGCTGAAGTCACAGAAATATACAAACAACTTTTCTCTATGACAAATCTTTATGATTAGCATGAACAGCATACTCTAACAATAACCCTAATAAAACTGAGAGTTCcatttttgtggaaaggaaaactgaatcaagctctggactttctgccactgagttggaacaaacagcagttggaaggttagagtgaaattgatgggcagcaatgacagttggtggggggaggggaacttggagagtTACAGTTGATCTTGAaagctctctttcctggccctcagattGGAAGGAGTTCTTccgtctctggatagaagtacctctattcctggatattttccaactgtgtgctctacctggattcctgtgatcttgtcatcaaacaaaagaatTGAAGGGGAGTGAATAGAACTGTAAGGCCAATCTTTAGGGGCTTCAGCCCAAAAAGATAGGCCCAACCAGCTTTGAAAGTTAGAACCTTTTCTTCCCCTTGCTggctactgctaaagactttgaacttaagaaaactagcatagatcagcatagacagaaataaaagaaactctccaccagccagtgagacctggcctcagttcaaaagctgagagagattcaaacccaatctagAGAAATCCCGATTCCTTCTttcctgatatcttcccaatctaaacttgttattaaaatttcatcttgagttaaataacctgcagtcagataagaggactatcatttcagggtgACATAAAAAGAGCTGAACCTTAGGACAGCCACTCAACCATAAAaggtccttatcggacccctgcagGGAGACCTTGGTGTGTGTGGGGGCAGAGTTGTGTcccttggggagggggggtgtctgtgcttacctgccctggggtatcttcaacatcaatcaatagagaagacttcccctcaggctatcacagttggcccatttctcagtaaccccatttttcaaagatagcctctcaggagggggtatttctctccttttacctcaccagcagccatattccctccatcccttcaactcctctattCCCTGTTAAAAAACCTTCTTTATTCCCTAATACCTCTTTAATATCCCTACAATCCATTTTGTATCACAATTTCCAAAACAAACAGATTTGCCACACAGATTTGATTAGTAGCTAAAGATTAGAGTTCAGCTTCCTATTCTAACAAAATTTCACAAATTACACAGTTACctacctcattttttttaaatcaaaagggAGGAATTGATGGGACCCCCAACCAAAGATCCAAGGATCTTTAGACCCATAGAGCAGAAGATCCCCAGTCACATTTCCccacccttctctctccctctctatcaaGGCATGTTTGTATGTATCATGTAACCTATGGACACCCCCGATCTTCCAATACTTGTGAGAGATGTATCTGATAAATCACTAATGTATGACAGACTGTATTATGATCCTTAAGACTCTCTATTAATCATTACGTGTCACCATGTAAACATTGTCTGTTACTATGTGTATGGAAAGTTTGGGTAGTAACCCTAGTTTGATTCTTTCCCCCTATAAAAATCCTGACTACTTCTAATAAAGTGACTTGAATGAAAATCCACAAGCCTTGGCCTTCTTGTCCTCATTCTTCTCATCTGCCTGCCTCCAGAAGACCCCAGactgttgtgagatttaaaatggttgaggtcttaaactgtagtgattaaaatggtggaagatataaattgtgatagatataagagagggtgagtaaatttgaccgcagaaaatatgtttcactacagtgttttggtttttaaatcaaatataaggtggtcgccagggaaatattcccaattattcaaatacccaagtcaactgggttttatagagatttttaattaataatataatgaggaattagagaaagagagaaagagtaggaaaggaataattatgaagggcctcaagccaatatggcctagacctgagtcttaagagagagaatcattcagtcagtcttttaacacttaccacaaggtctgcctaaacaaggattctagtgacaccaggccagctccatctcagctgacttcaccagagagccttccagccagagactgttccaaaaggcctctctccagagcctccagagggacagagtcccattagaggagctccagggagacctccttagagattgtcctccaagagcttcccttctccagagactctctcaagagattctttacaagcgatcctcatcagagatcctccaaaaggaattcctccaaaagggtatctcttcaagagattctgctttttcttatataggggtttttctcccatgtcacctcccctaagtccttacatctaccaatcactgtagatgctttccaaaggactgcccatctaaattcctgctaagtcaaccaatctcctcagtaagtctgaatcagaaaaaatactgctgtgtcaaccaatctcctcagtaagtctgaacgagagaaaacacagctgagtcagctaatctcatcaagagaaaacttgcccgacccttttaggtacctagcatcccattgtatcaattctaaaaacaggcctggctcaaagaactccttgccttattataagcatgggtccaagtactttcattgtttaggaaggagttttctctcctaaagcagtcttaagtacagttggagtagaggtcctcccatttctgatcctggcgagttctcacataaaaatggggaatgtttctcagtaggaaatttgttccaattaagaattccccgatggggaaatttttaacattcacaagtctgagagatttcaagatttacacactTGACATCGGCAGTACACTGGCTGGCCAAGTCCCTGTTGCTGTCAACTGCCCacgatcacacagttagtaagtgcaTGAACCAGGATTGGAAGGAACTTAGGTTTCCTAACTTCAAGACCAGTGTACTTGATCAGATAGGTAGAATGAAtccataattaaaaataaaattatcctcCTAACCCATCATACTTTATATAAGTAAGAAGCTTTATAAGTTATTCATAACAAAAATTTACACAATaattgaaaagttaaataaagGTGGTTCTATAAAATAGTGAGAGGAAGCAGGTGACTGAAATGTACCCATTAATATCAGTACTTCCATTGTTATAGTCTCAGTTCATTCCCACTGCCCTCAGGGTCATTATATATAAGTGAGATAGTATTTTTCTAAACAAGAATGTTACCTCtaactccttttctctcttaaatACTAGTCTCCAGATGTCCCATCTCCCATCTATACAGAAATGCTTTTATTACACAGATAAAATTAAGCAATGatatctagtttttaaatttgtgcTGAAGACAGGACACATGAGATACTCTTGTGGCCAATATCTGGGTCCTCCAAGAAGATGCCTAGAAAATTGGCCATAGAAATCAGTACAGGGCTTATGTCTAACAGAAGATAGCCTAGAGATGGGTTTTAAATCAGAAGAGCTGGGATCAAATCTTAGTTCTATAATTTGACACTTGGTCTAAACTTGTACAAGTTGCCTGTAAGAGGCTTGCTTTGCAAGTCTAGAAAATGAGGACAATGTACTTGATCATCCCCAAGCCCCTTTTTAGCATAACTCTTATGATTCTTTATGATCATAAAGAAACTTACATATTTATCTCATgagatcctcacaacagccctgtgaaatAAATAGGGcaaatattattatccacatACAAATGGGAAAGTCAAGGTTAAGAGGGGGAAGTGAATGAAAGCCTACAAAACAGCTCAAGTTTCAGAACAGCTTCTGATAGACTTGAAAAGAGAACCATGGACACCTAATCAGTACATTATAGCCTCAAAATCAAGatgaataaaagaaggaaacctTCATTCATCTCAGAAAGAATAATAGCAGTATTGTGTTTAGGACTCACAGTTAAATCCCGGACTTCCTCCTGCAGTCGAAGTGCTTTGTGTTCCAGGGCTTCTTCAGCTGATAAGGGGCCTGACTCACCAGAAGGGTCAGTAGAGCCATATGCCTCTCCCTCACTACTCTGGGCAGCCATGCTGAAGGCAAGTGTCCAGCCTCTgaaataaatgcattaaaaaaaagagagataaaattagtaaatactaaaatgaaatgaatatgaaAGACCTGGCCCTAAGCCTAAAAATCTCCTAAATTGTTTGCTTGTCTCCAGATAGTCCCTCTTTGAGACTGATAGAAGACACTCTTGCCTTTGGCCCAGGATTTCTCCTCCATTACTAAAGTTACTTActttcattttgaggcattatattcTATACCTTCTTGACCATCTTGGCCCTGTATAATTTTCATGAAATCCaggtaaaatttttttgagaaaaaaaacttCAGGAAAAGAAGATCATCAACTCCCTGAAtcaactcttatgccaaaggtgattgcccctaattggttttttgtcaatgcacctacaaatcattggttttgctcccgctcttttatttccctcttatctctactgaaatttcctcttaaaaagtgcaatattgtatgcacctttagctatAAGATCTTTATAGGTATAAGctagttatgttaaatgattcattggggagactagcctCCCAAAGAAAAACAGAGGGGATTATGAAAGggtattctttattctctttgtctattttgagttactTAATCAAAAGACCCCTACTTAACAatttgttagccatcaagtaacagaattcacaagtcacttacttagagagctccacccttttaactcaatcaatcagaaacttgtgaatcctttgataagagtttacaccctcagaggaTAAGAGGTGGATCCAACAGACACTGCCCtatgggcagtgctaggcaatttggaagctgtgattggcccctgtgaagaagggaagggacaggaaatgacaaggaaaaaggactataaaaagtgtGGAACTTCCTGTCCTCTTCACTTCTCCTTTGTACTTCTTTAGAGGACTGCTCCTTGGAGTTTCTCCTTTGGGATTCTGGCTTGGAGAGATTTCTCCCTTGAGGTtctgtgaggagaccctctctgctcagTTGTGCTTTGGTGGGATACTCCTTTCAGTGTGAGTTCTGTGGAAAGTCTCTTTTTCTTGGTGAGTAACTcagcttgctggtgagtgacttgGACTTCCATGTGAagattggaactttgtcaggGAGTGAGCTGAATTTCATTGGATCAGCACTTAGAGAAGCCTAGGGAACTCCTTACCTCTTCTCCTCTTACATTTCAtacttcaactctttctcttccATGTTAAAAATAAACGCTGCTAAGTTTTTCTGGCttagggataatatttttaattcagcgaccacaacattgaatttataactctcttatttagtcaaaaccccaatttaacccttacaggcCCTTAGGTTCACAGATCAGCCCATTCATTGCTACCTAACTTTCTCTTCTACTATCAGTATATATTGCTACAATTACAGAATGCACAGCTGTACTCCTTAAGCATATCCAAGTCATCTGCATTTTGATTcaattataaacatttattaagtatctactatgtgcaaaataaTGTGCTAAACCCTgagaagacaaagacaaaaataaaagtcacTGCACTCGTTTTCATTTGTTTGAGGGGATAcagcatatacacaaatatatacaaaacaattcaagaggaagaaagtgaTTCAGGAGGAAGAAAGTGTAAAGTCATATTTTAGCTTTGCTCTGAAGGAAACCGGGGATTCTATATGGTATaggtcaaaaacaaaggacaagggtcagcaaggtggctcagtgaatacagagccagacctagagacaagaggtcctaggttcgaatctgacctcagatacttcctagttatgtgaccctgggcaaatcacttaacctcaattgcatagctcttaccactcttttcccttgaaaccaatacttagtattgattctaagatggaaggtaagggttttaaattaaaaaatgagaatttaagatttttttaaaaaggacaaacAATAGCAACATAATCTAACATTATATAGGTAATGAAGAAGTATGTTTAATACCTGAAAGATCACAATGTCATGTAGGGTATCAGCCAATTTGAGTGgaacagaaaataaatgaaagggaagGAATAATAAGGCTGGAAAATTAGGCTAAAGACACATTGCAAAGGGTTTTATTATTCCTAGTAGAGAT encodes:
- the GRPEL2 gene encoding grpE protein homolog 2, mitochondrial — translated: MAGRWFLAATRTLQRFAGPGATGRDRGWTLAFSMAAQSSEGEAYGSTDPSGESGPLSAEEALEHKALRLQEEVRDLTERYQKALADSEHVRRRTQKFVEDAKIFGIQSFCKDLVEIADILEKATAGETEAGDQKTTLKKVFEGLSLLQAKLQNVFAKHGLQKMTPIGDKYDPYDHEIVCHIPADGVQPGTVTLVTQNGYKLHGRTIRPAQVGVAVETQE